In Halorientalis sp. LT38, a genomic segment contains:
- a CDS encoding non-canonical purine NTP pyrophosphatase → MLRFVTTNEGKVREAREYLGADAVEQLNFDYTEIQADDLATVAAHGAREAYRHANEPVLVDDAGLFVDAFDGFPGPYSSYVEDTVGVERVWRLTSEEDDRSAAFRTVLAYCDGEGFDASPDPVDTGDERRGQDQAADERGAATTDDQVAAGDLPVKIFEGYVPGEIVAPRGDGGFGYDPIFEHDDRTFAEMSAAEKNAVSHRGRALAKFGEWYTER, encoded by the coding sequence ATGCTCCGGTTCGTGACGACCAACGAGGGGAAGGTGCGAGAAGCCCGCGAGTATCTCGGCGCGGACGCGGTCGAACAGCTGAATTTCGACTACACGGAGATTCAGGCCGACGACCTCGCAACCGTCGCCGCCCACGGCGCGCGTGAGGCCTATCGGCACGCGAACGAGCCAGTGCTGGTCGACGACGCCGGCCTGTTCGTCGACGCCTTCGACGGCTTTCCCGGCCCCTACTCCTCGTACGTCGAGGACACGGTCGGCGTCGAGCGGGTCTGGCGACTCACCAGCGAAGAGGACGACCGCTCGGCCGCGTTCAGGACGGTGCTGGCCTACTGCGACGGCGAGGGGTTCGACGCCTCGCCCGACCCGGTCGATACCGGCGACGAGCGTCGCGGGCAGGACCAGGCCGCCGACGAGCGCGGGGCAGCCACGACGGACGACCAGGTCGCGGCGGGCGACCTCCCGGTGAAGATCTTCGAAGGGTACGTCCCCGGCGAGATCGTCGCGCCGCGGGGCGACGGCGGGTTCGGGTACGACCCGATCTTCGAGCACGACGACCGGACGTTCGCGGAGATGAGCGCCGCGGAGAAGAACGCGGTCTCCCACCGCGGGCGGGCGCTGGCGAAGTTTGGGGAGTGGTATACCGAGCGATAG
- the spt4 gene encoding transcription elongation factor subunit Spt4, with product MADRLVCRECHRVQQSGEEEACVACGSSSLTEDWAGYVIISHPEDSEIAAEMQVEEPGKYALKVR from the coding sequence ATGGCCGATAGACTCGTCTGCCGCGAGTGTCACCGCGTCCAGCAATCGGGCGAGGAGGAGGCCTGCGTCGCCTGCGGCTCCAGTTCCCTGACCGAGGACTGGGCGGGCTACGTGATCATATCTCACCCGGAGGACAGCGAGATCGCGGCGGAGATGCAGGTCGAAGAGCCTGGCAAATACGCGCTGAAGGTCCGCTGA
- a CDS encoding 30S ribosomal protein S24e, producing the protein MEIDIIEETENPMLHRTDVRFQVVHEDATPSRLSVRDSLAAKLNKDAEEVVVHELDTKYGMRKTVGYAKVYESPEFAADVEQDHMLSRNKIAADGEAEAEEEAEEA; encoded by the coding sequence ATGGAGATCGACATCATCGAGGAGACCGAGAACCCGATGTTACACCGGACCGACGTCCGGTTTCAGGTCGTCCACGAGGACGCGACACCGTCGCGACTGTCCGTGCGAGACAGTCTCGCCGCCAAACTGAACAAGGACGCCGAAGAGGTCGTCGTCCACGAACTCGACACCAAGTACGGGATGCGCAAGACCGTCGGCTACGCGAAGGTCTACGAGAGCCCCGAGTTCGCCGCGGACGTCGAGCAGGACCACATGCTCTCCCGGAACAAGATCGCCGCCGACGGCGAGGCCGAGGCCGAAGAGGAGGCCGAGGAGGCATAA
- a CDS encoding guanosine monophosphate reductase, translated as MDEPRTGLSYGDVLLVPKRSPVDSRSDVDLTARLTPDLELDNPLVSAAMDTVTEADLAIALGEAGGIGTIHRFLTVDEQASEVATVADAGLPVAAAVGIDEDHVARTAALATAGVDAVVVDVAHGHMERTLDAVAEIREAYPDLELVAGNVATPAGVEDLAAAGADCVKVGIGPGSHCTTRKVAGAGVPQLTAVDDCAEAAADLDVTICADGGIRTSGDAVKALMAGADTVMLGSLFAGTAESPGDTVEIDGTRYKRSRGMATTAAAEDRSDKEEDVTADEGVEGLTPFKGPVADVAGEFCAGIKSGLSYCGGHTIPDAREKAEFIQVAASAREREGAHTDQEWETISVDSTKHAKVDGDD; from the coding sequence ATGGACGAACCGCGAACGGGACTGAGCTACGGAGACGTGTTACTGGTGCCGAAGCGTTCGCCGGTCGATAGCCGGAGCGACGTGGACCTCACCGCCCGGCTCACCCCCGACCTGGAACTCGATAACCCGCTGGTCTCGGCGGCGATGGACACCGTCACCGAGGCCGACCTGGCCATCGCACTGGGCGAAGCGGGCGGTATCGGGACGATCCATCGCTTTCTCACCGTCGACGAGCAGGCCAGCGAGGTCGCGACCGTCGCTGACGCTGGCCTGCCCGTCGCCGCCGCGGTGGGCATCGACGAGGACCACGTCGCCCGCACAGCGGCGCTCGCCACCGCCGGCGTCGACGCCGTCGTCGTCGACGTCGCGCACGGGCACATGGAGCGCACCCTGGACGCCGTGGCGGAGATCCGCGAGGCCTACCCCGACCTCGAACTCGTGGCGGGCAACGTCGCCACGCCCGCTGGCGTCGAGGACCTCGCCGCGGCCGGCGCCGACTGCGTGAAGGTCGGCATCGGCCCCGGCTCGCACTGCACCACCCGGAAGGTCGCGGGCGCGGGCGTCCCCCAGCTAACGGCCGTCGACGACTGCGCCGAGGCCGCAGCCGACCTCGACGTGACGATCTGCGCCGACGGCGGGATCCGGACTTCCGGCGACGCCGTGAAGGCTCTCATGGCGGGCGCGGACACGGTCATGCTCGGGAGTCTCTTCGCCGGGACGGCCGAGTCACCCGGCGACACCGTCGAGATCGACGGGACGCGCTACAAGCGCTCGCGCGGGATGGCAACCACGGCCGCCGCCGAGGACCGCTCTGACAAGGAAGAGGACGTGACCGCCGACGAGGGCGTCGAGGGCCTGACCCCGTTCAAGGGCCCCGTCGCCGACGTGGCCGGGGAGTTCTGCGCCGGTATCAAGTCCGGCCTCTCCTACTGCGGCGGCCACACGATCCCCGACGCGCGGGAGAAAGCCGAGTTCATCCAGGTCGCGGCGAGCGCTCGCGAACGCGAGGGCGCCCACACCGATCAGGAGTGGGAGACCATCAGCGTCGACAGCACGAAACACGCGAAAGTCGATGGCGACGACTGA
- a CDS encoding NAD-dependent epimerase/dehydratase family protein has translation MSESSDPVHVAVTGAAGYIGSRVVAQLQRDHPEWELTALDNFYLGDLREIDDVAVEHVDIRNRDRLEDALDGADVVLHLAAISGVDDCDDKPDLAYEGNVVGTNNVAWFCRKTGAALCFPFSMAVIGDPEAFPITVDQERDPLNWYGRTKVLGEQAIDSLADGAFPAHQFMISNLYGRHEIGDQEVSKGTVINFFVNRALAGESLTVYEPGTQSRNFVHVTDVANAFVKSAERLVEQREADATGVEKYEIASDEDPGVMDVAELVQSIAREERGIEVDVELVENPRSGETMVEDFAVDTTAAADRLGWEPAASVEDSIRSLLAE, from the coding sequence ATGAGCGAGTCCTCCGATCCGGTCCACGTCGCCGTCACCGGCGCTGCGGGCTACATCGGCAGCCGCGTCGTCGCACAGCTACAGCGCGATCACCCGGAGTGGGAACTCACGGCACTCGACAACTTCTACCTGGGCGACCTCCGCGAGATCGACGACGTCGCGGTCGAGCACGTCGACATCCGCAACCGGGACCGGCTCGAGGACGCCCTGGACGGCGCGGACGTCGTCCTCCACCTCGCGGCGATCTCCGGCGTCGACGACTGCGACGACAAGCCCGACCTGGCCTACGAGGGCAACGTGGTCGGCACCAACAACGTCGCCTGGTTCTGTCGCAAGACCGGCGCGGCGCTGTGTTTCCCCTTCTCGATGGCCGTCATCGGCGATCCCGAGGCGTTCCCGATCACCGTCGACCAGGAGCGGGACCCGCTGAACTGGTACGGCCGGACGAAGGTGCTCGGCGAGCAGGCCATCGACTCGCTGGCCGACGGCGCCTTCCCGGCCCACCAGTTCATGATCTCGAACCTCTACGGCCGCCACGAGATCGGGGACCAGGAGGTCTCGAAGGGCACGGTGATCAACTTCTTCGTCAACCGGGCGCTGGCGGGCGAATCGCTGACGGTCTACGAGCCCGGGACGCAGTCGCGGAACTTCGTCCACGTCACGGACGTGGCGAACGCCTTCGTCAAGAGCGCCGAGCGGCTGGTCGAGCAACGCGAGGCCGACGCGACGGGCGTCGAGAAGTACGAGATCGCGAGCGACGAGGACCCGGGCGTGATGGACGTGGCGGAACTGGTCCAGTCGATCGCCCGCGAGGAGCGGGGCATCGAGGTGGACGTGGAACTGGTCGAGAACCCCCGGAGCGGGGAGACGATGGTGGAGGACTTCGCCGTGGACACGACCGCTGCGGCCGACCGACTCGGCTGGGAGCCGGCCGCGTCGGTCGAGGACTCGATCCGATCGCTGCTCGCGGAGTAG
- a CDS encoding DUF6653 family protein, which yields MTDRSSLAALRAAVWERHANPKSGWSRLATLPLLMVAIYRRDRRLLVATLAFVAINPVLFSPPESDDAWMTRVVYGERLWLDRGTWRHPIQLLNVANALLTLYALRAAVRRQPVRTTLATAGAMTAKLAFVAFVADYYDRHTEAETAR from the coding sequence ATGACCGATCGATCCAGCCTCGCCGCGCTCCGGGCGGCCGTCTGGGAGCGCCACGCCAACCCGAAGAGCGGGTGGTCGCGCCTCGCCACGCTCCCGCTCCTCATGGTGGCGATCTACCGCCGCGACCGCCGGCTACTGGTCGCGACGCTGGCCTTCGTCGCGATCAATCCCGTCCTGTTCTCGCCCCCGGAGTCCGACGACGCCTGGATGACCCGCGTCGTCTACGGCGAACGGCTCTGGCTCGACCGCGGGACCTGGCGCCACCCGATCCAGTTGCTCAACGTCGCCAACGCCCTCCTCACGCTGTACGCGCTCCGCGCGGCCGTCCGCCGCCAGCCCGTCCGGACGACGCTGGCGACCGCCGGCGCGATGACTGCGAAGCTCGCCTTCGTCGCGTTCGTGGCGGACTATTACGACCGGCACACGGAGGCGGAGACAGCACGATAG
- a CDS encoding uracil-xanthine permease family protein, with amino-acid sequence MPSATDGEIDLDYERDDRPPWPKSLLLGLQHVAVMIVPATAVAFIVADATGIGAADTAYLVQMVLLFSGLATIVQAYALGPVGSRLPIVMGTSFTFVGAATTIGAEFGLAAVFGAILVTGFWVEGLVGWQFKRIKPYFPPLVTGLVVVIIGLYLIPVGMDYAAGGVGAADYGSMTNLGLAALVLGIAVLLNMFTSGVMRLLSVLVGIVVGYAVAVALGVVDFSAIGQASWVAIPRPGAFGFEFEPIAIVTFAFLFLVSAMETVGDMSGITAAEGRTPSHEEFRGGLLTDGLLSSIGSVFAAFPVTSFSQNVGIVNFTGVMSRHVVGVGGVILAVLGFSPKVGAVVTTIPQPVFGGAVLLMVGMVAASGARLIFLHTDLDRRNMVIMAVSLGLGLGVATRPEALQGLPAAAETFFGEPVILTALSALVLNTFVPGEQSPLFDSAPDETPAESIGLVSKDD; translated from the coding sequence ATGCCATCAGCAACAGACGGGGAGATCGACCTGGACTACGAGCGCGACGACCGGCCGCCGTGGCCGAAGTCGCTGCTGCTGGGGCTGCAGCACGTCGCGGTGATGATCGTGCCGGCGACGGCGGTCGCGTTCATCGTCGCGGACGCGACGGGGATCGGCGCCGCCGACACGGCCTATCTCGTGCAGATGGTGCTTTTGTTCTCGGGGCTGGCGACGATCGTCCAGGCCTACGCGCTCGGGCCGGTCGGGTCGCGCCTGCCCATCGTGATGGGGACGAGTTTCACCTTCGTCGGGGCGGCGACGACCATCGGCGCCGAGTTCGGGCTGGCGGCGGTCTTCGGCGCGATCCTCGTGACCGGCTTCTGGGTCGAGGGGCTGGTCGGCTGGCAGTTCAAGCGGATCAAGCCCTACTTCCCGCCGCTGGTGACGGGACTGGTCGTCGTCATCATCGGTCTCTACCTGATCCCGGTCGGGATGGACTACGCGGCCGGGGGCGTCGGCGCCGCGGACTACGGATCGATGACCAACCTGGGGCTCGCCGCGCTCGTCCTCGGTATCGCCGTGTTGCTCAACATGTTCACGAGCGGGGTGATGCGCCTGCTGAGCGTGCTCGTCGGCATCGTCGTCGGCTACGCCGTCGCCGTGGCGCTGGGCGTCGTCGACTTCAGTGCGATCGGGCAGGCGAGCTGGGTCGCGATCCCGCGCCCCGGCGCCTTCGGCTTCGAGTTCGAACCCATCGCCATCGTCACCTTCGCCTTCCTCTTTCTGGTCTCGGCGATGGAGACCGTCGGCGACATGTCGGGCATCACGGCCGCGGAGGGCCGCACGCCGTCCCACGAGGAGTTCCGGGGCGGGCTCCTGACCGACGGCCTGCTGAGTTCGATCGGCTCGGTCTTCGCGGCCTTCCCCGTCACCTCCTTCTCGCAGAACGTCGGCATCGTCAACTTCACCGGCGTGATGAGCCGCCACGTCGTCGGCGTCGGCGGCGTCATCCTCGCGGTGCTCGGGTTCAGCCCGAAGGTCGGCGCGGTCGTGACGACCATCCCCCAGCCGGTGTTCGGCGGCGCGGTCCTCCTGATGGTGGGCATGGTCGCCGCCTCCGGGGCGCGCTTGATCTTCCTCCACACCGACCTCGACCGCCGGAACATGGTCATCATGGCCGTCTCGCTCGGCCTCGGTCTCGGCGTGGCGACCCGCCCGGAGGCGCTGCAGGGCCTGCCCGCGGCCGCCGAGACGTTCTTCGGCGAACCGGTCATCCTGACGGCGCTGTCGGCGCTGGTGCTCAACACGTTCGTGCCCGGCGAGCAGAGCCCGCTGTTCGATTCCGCACCCGACGAGACGCCCGCGGAGTCGATCGGCCTCGTCTCGAAGGACGATTAG
- a CDS encoding GTP-dependent dephospho-CoA kinase family protein, translated as MGAVYTETDALLSAAEPPIVAVGDMVTYHLIEAGRTPDVALIDGLTKRSAIDDHVREAIESGVFDREVTVSNPAAGLSAALLSALADALDAAAEGETTVLVVDGEEDLATLPAVAAAPTGASVVYGQPDEGMVLVDCDEEIKARVSDLFDRMDGDADRLRALLER; from the coding sequence ATGGGCGCGGTCTACACCGAGACCGACGCCCTGCTGTCGGCCGCCGAGCCGCCGATCGTGGCGGTCGGCGACATGGTCACCTACCACCTGATCGAGGCCGGGCGTACCCCCGACGTGGCGCTGATCGACGGCCTGACGAAGCGATCCGCCATCGACGACCACGTCCGAGAGGCCATCGAATCGGGCGTGTTCGACCGCGAAGTCACGGTCTCGAACCCCGCGGCGGGGCTGAGCGCGGCGCTGCTCTCGGCGCTCGCAGACGCCCTCGACGCCGCGGCGGAGGGCGAGACGACGGTGCTCGTCGTCGACGGCGAGGAGGACCTGGCGACGCTGCCGGCCGTCGCGGCCGCACCGACGGGCGCGAGCGTCGTCTACGGCCAGCCAGACGAGGGGATGGTGCTGGTCGACTGCGACGAGGAGATCAAAGCGCGAGTTTCGGACCTGTTCGACCGGATGGACGGCGACGCGGACCGGCTGCGGGCGTTGCTCGAGCGCTGA
- a CDS encoding 30S ribosomal protein S27ae gives MARNELYNDDGTTDKETCPRCGDSFLADHGDRLHCGRCSYTEWQ, from the coding sequence ATGGCCCGCAACGAGCTCTACAACGACGACGGCACGACCGACAAGGAGACGTGCCCGCGCTGTGGCGACTCCTTCCTCGCGGACCACGGCGACCGGCTCCACTGCGGTCGGTGTAGCTACACCGAGTGGCAGTAG
- a CDS encoding bifunctional N(6)-L-threonylcarbamoyladenine synthase/serine/threonine protein kinase, with protein MSDRTRVLGIEGTAWAASAAVYDVASDAVAIETEAYQPDSGGIHPREAAEHMGEHVPQVVESALSTAREWAREDPDTDLDGGDPPVDCVAFSRGPGLGPCLRIVATAARAVAQRLDVPLVGVNHMVAHLEIGRHRSGLDSPICLNASGANAHVLAYRNGRYRVLGETMDTGVGNAIDKFTRHLDWSHPGGPKVEEAARDGAYHELSYVVKGMDFSFSGIMSAAKAAVDEGVHVEDVCHGLQEHVFAMLTEVSERALSLTGSDELVLGGGVGQNARLREMLGAMCEQRGATFFAPEPRFLRDNAGMIAVLGAKMYAAGDTIPIAESGIDADFRPDQVDVTWRGRASDAGAVTDDDDRLKGAEATVEIDGDRVIKHRVPRSYRHPDLDERLRVERTREEARLTVEARRHGVPTPVLLDVDPWDTRLVFEYVGDADLRERLTESNVRDVGRHLATIHEAGFVHGDPTTRNVRVSVEGKSGEGRTYLIDFGLGYYTDDREDHAMDLHVLSQSLAGTSDDAAALLSAAETAYASEGDERVLDHLREIEGRGRYQ; from the coding sequence GTGAGCGATCGAACCCGCGTTCTCGGCATCGAGGGCACCGCCTGGGCGGCCAGTGCGGCCGTCTACGACGTCGCGTCCGACGCGGTCGCCATCGAGACCGAGGCCTACCAGCCCGACAGCGGCGGCATTCACCCGCGCGAGGCCGCCGAGCACATGGGCGAGCACGTCCCCCAGGTCGTCGAGTCGGCACTCTCGACGGCCCGCGAGTGGGCGCGTGAGGACCCAGACACGGACCTCGACGGTGGGGACCCGCCGGTCGACTGCGTCGCGTTCTCCCGCGGCCCGGGACTGGGGCCGTGCCTGCGCATCGTCGCGACGGCGGCCCGCGCGGTCGCCCAGCGACTCGACGTGCCCCTGGTGGGCGTCAACCACATGGTGGCTCACCTGGAGATCGGCCGCCACCGCTCGGGCCTGGACTCGCCGATCTGTCTCAACGCCAGCGGCGCGAACGCGCACGTCCTGGCCTACCGGAACGGTCGCTACCGCGTGCTCGGCGAGACGATGGATACGGGCGTGGGCAACGCCATCGACAAGTTCACGCGCCACCTGGACTGGTCCCACCCGGGTGGCCCGAAGGTCGAGGAGGCGGCCAGAGACGGCGCGTACCACGAACTGTCCTACGTCGTCAAGGGGATGGACTTCTCCTTCTCGGGGATCATGAGCGCGGCCAAGGCGGCCGTGGACGAGGGCGTCCACGTCGAGGACGTCTGTCACGGCCTGCAGGAGCACGTCTTCGCGATGCTGACGGAGGTCAGCGAGCGGGCGCTTTCCCTGACCGGGAGCGACGAACTCGTGCTGGGCGGGGGCGTCGGCCAGAACGCCCGCCTCCGGGAGATGCTCGGGGCAATGTGCGAGCAGCGCGGGGCGACCTTTTTCGCGCCCGAACCGCGCTTCCTGCGCGACAACGCCGGCATGATCGCCGTCCTCGGCGCGAAGATGTACGCGGCCGGCGACACGATCCCGATCGCGGAGTCGGGCATCGACGCCGACTTCCGGCCGGATCAGGTCGATGTCACCTGGCGCGGGCGGGCGTCGGACGCGGGGGCCGTCACGGACGACGACGACCGGCTCAAGGGCGCGGAAGCGACGGTCGAGATCGACGGCGACCGCGTGATCAAACACCGGGTGCCGCGCAGCTATCGCCATCCGGACCTCGACGAGCGGTTGCGGGTCGAGCGCACCCGCGAGGAGGCCCGGCTCACCGTCGAGGCGCGCCGTCACGGCGTTCCCACGCCGGTTCTGCTGGACGTGGATCCGTGGGACACCCGGCTGGTCTTCGAATACGTCGGCGACGCCGACCTGCGCGAGCGCCTGACCGAGTCGAACGTGCGGGACGTGGGCCGGCACCTGGCGACGATCCACGAGGCGGGGTTCGTCCACGGCGATCCGACGACCCGAAACGTTCGAGTTTCCGTCGAAGGAAAGAGTGGCGAGGGCCGCACCTACCTCATCGACTTCGGCCTGGGCTACTACACGGACGATCGCGAGGACCACGCGATGGACCTGCACGTCCTCTCCCAGTCGCTGGCGGGGACGAGCGACGACGCAGCGGCCCTCCTATCGGCCGCCGAGACGGCTTACGCTTCGGAGGGCGACGAGCGGGTGCTCGATCACCTGCGGGAGATCGAGGGGCGCGGGCGGTACCAGTAG
- a CDS encoding DNA-directed RNA polymerase — translation MYKRVRLRDTVEVPPEHLADVTPGRIKRLLQDKLEGRMDEDVGSVVSVVEVHDIGEGAVLPNEPGVYYEAEFDALTFDPQMQEVVDGEIVEVVNFGAFVGIGPVDGLLHVSQISDEYLAYDEDNQQLASRDSNDTLTVGDAVRARIVTKSIDERNPRDSKIGLTAKQVGLGKHGWLEAKRQERKSEATTGE, via the coding sequence ATGTACAAACGGGTTCGACTTCGCGACACGGTAGAGGTGCCCCCGGAGCACCTCGCTGACGTAACTCCGGGACGCATCAAGCGGCTGTTGCAGGACAAACTGGAAGGACGCATGGACGAGGACGTCGGCAGCGTCGTCTCCGTCGTCGAGGTTCACGACATCGGGGAGGGGGCGGTCCTCCCGAACGAACCGGGCGTCTACTACGAGGCCGAATTCGACGCCCTGACCTTCGATCCCCAGATGCAGGAGGTCGTCGACGGGGAGATCGTCGAGGTCGTCAACTTCGGTGCCTTCGTCGGCATCGGTCCGGTCGACGGGCTGCTCCACGTCTCGCAGATCTCCGACGAGTACCTGGCCTACGACGAGGACAACCAGCAGCTCGCCTCCAGGGACTCGAACGACACGCTGACGGTCGGCGACGCGGTGCGGGCCCGCATCGTCACCAAGAGCATCGACGAGCGCAACCCCCGGGACTCGAAGATCGGCCTGACGGCCAAGCAGGTCGGCCTCGGAAAGCACGGCTGGCTCGAAGCCAAGCGCCAGGAGCGCAAGAGCGAGGCGACGACGGGTGAATAG
- a CDS encoding translation initiation factor IF-2 subunit gamma has product MTDEHRQPEVNIGLVGHVDHGKTTLVQALSGEWTDQHSEEMKRGISIRLGYADATFRQCPDEDEPEKYTVEEECPDGSPSEPLRTVSFVDAPGHETLMATMLSGASIMDGAVLVISASEPVPQAQTEEHLMALDIIGIDNIVIAQNKVDLVDREQAAENYEQIQEFVSGTVAEGAPIVPVSAQQGVNVDVLIQAIEEEIPTPDRDPTEDAQMLVARSFDINRPGTTWDSLLGGVLGGSLVQGQLHADEDIELRPGREIEEGGQTEWRPVETTIRSLQAGGEDVEEATPGGLLGVGTGLDPSLTKGDALAGQVAGPPGTLPPTFEQFEMDVELLERIVGENEEVEEISTGEPLMLTLGTATTVGSVTSARGGECEVALKRPVCAEPGSKIAINRRVGARWRLIGVGTLRE; this is encoded by the coding sequence ATGACAGACGAACACCGACAACCGGAGGTGAACATCGGGCTCGTCGGCCACGTGGACCACGGGAAGACCACGCTGGTCCAGGCGCTGAGCGGGGAGTGGACCGATCAACACTCCGAGGAGATGAAACGCGGGATCTCCATCCGCCTGGGGTACGCCGACGCGACGTTCCGGCAGTGTCCGGACGAAGACGAACCCGAGAAGTACACCGTCGAGGAGGAGTGTCCCGACGGCTCGCCCAGCGAGCCGCTCCGGACCGTCTCGTTCGTCGACGCGCCCGGCCACGAGACGCTGATGGCGACGATGCTCTCAGGGGCCTCGATCATGGACGGCGCGGTGCTGGTGATCAGCGCCAGCGAGCCCGTCCCGCAGGCCCAGACCGAAGAGCACCTGATGGCCCTGGACATCATCGGCATCGACAACATCGTCATCGCCCAGAACAAGGTCGACCTCGTCGACCGCGAGCAGGCCGCCGAGAACTACGAACAGATCCAGGAGTTCGTGTCCGGCACCGTGGCCGAGGGCGCACCCATCGTCCCCGTCTCCGCCCAGCAGGGCGTCAACGTGGACGTGCTGATCCAGGCCATCGAAGAGGAGATTCCGACGCCCGACCGGGACCCGACCGAGGACGCCCAGATGCTCGTCGCGCGCAGCTTCGACATCAACCGTCCGGGGACGACCTGGGACTCCCTACTCGGCGGCGTCCTCGGCGGCAGTCTCGTCCAGGGGCAGCTCCACGCCGACGAGGACATCGAGCTCCGACCCGGTCGCGAGATCGAGGAGGGCGGCCAGACCGAGTGGCGGCCCGTCGAGACGACGATCAGGTCGCTGCAGGCCGGCGGCGAGGACGTCGAGGAGGCCACCCCAGGTGGATTGCTCGGCGTCGGGACCGGACTGGACCCGTCGCTGACGAAAGGTGACGCGCTGGCGGGACAGGTCGCCGGGCCGCCGGGGACGCTCCCGCCGACCTTCGAGCAGTTCGAGATGGACGTCGAACTCCTCGAGCGGATCGTCGGCGAGAACGAGGAGGTCGAGGAGATCTCGACCGGCGAGCCGCTGATGCTCACCCTCGGGACGGCCACGACCGTCGGGTCGGTCACGAGCGCCCGGGGCGGCGAGTGCGAGGTCGCGCTGAAGCGACCGGTCTGCGCCGAGCCGGGCTCGAAGATCGCGATCAACCGTCGCGTGGGCGCGCGCTGGCGGCTGATCGGCGTCGGGACGTTGCGGGAATGA
- a CDS encoding DUF5808 domain-containing protein has protein sequence MADKPESGEIFGVPYNFERPSIKRLLSSYWRPDEGMLVEKPFGIGYTLNLANWRSWVVLAVAGLLFYQSRNADDEETGADDDEPVEVIVD, from the coding sequence ATGGCTGACAAGCCCGAGTCAGGTGAGATCTTCGGGGTACCGTACAACTTCGAGCGGCCGAGCATCAAGCGGCTTCTCTCCTCGTACTGGCGTCCGGACGAGGGGATGCTCGTCGAGAAGCCCTTCGGCATCGGCTACACGCTGAACCTCGCCAACTGGCGCTCGTGGGTCGTGCTGGCCGTCGCCGGCCTCCTATTCTACCAGAGCCGCAACGCCGACGACGAGGAGACCGGCGCGGACGACGACGAACCGGTCGAGGTCATCGTCGACTGA
- a CDS encoding PIN domain-containing protein has translation MTVCLDTSALMMPVECDVRLFEELDRVVGDPDLAVPEAVVTELDSLSQGNGEEGTAASVGRDLADRARVLDHGESYADDAIVELADAGECDCVVTNDRPLRDRVLDRGVPVIGLRGQHKLAITQP, from the coding sequence ATGACGGTCTGTCTGGACACGAGCGCGCTGATGATGCCGGTCGAATGCGACGTGCGGCTGTTCGAGGAACTCGACCGCGTCGTCGGCGACCCGGATCTGGCGGTGCCGGAGGCGGTCGTCACGGAACTCGACTCGCTGTCGCAGGGCAACGGCGAGGAGGGGACGGCCGCCAGCGTCGGACGGGACCTCGCCGACCGCGCTCGCGTCCTCGATCACGGAGAATCGTACGCCGACGACGCCATCGTCGAACTCGCCGACGCGGGCGAGTGCGACTGCGTCGTCACGAACGACCGGCCCCTGCGGGACCGCGTACTGGACCGTGGCGTTCCAGTAATTGGTTTAAGGGGCCAGCACAAACTCGCCATCACTCAACCATAA